In Lates calcarifer isolate ASB-BC8 linkage group LG21, TLL_Latcal_v3, whole genome shotgun sequence, the sequence GTTGTCAAGTTTCTAATTAATcttaaattaaaatgcaaaatcaTGTCTCCACCCACCGTAGAGAGCCTGAATGCCCTCGATGTCGTCCTCAGACAGTGGGTAGCCTGTGGTGTATGAGTAAATGGGGTACATCAGGGCACCCACGTCTGTGGAGTGGGACATCCCAAGGGCGTGGCCCAGCTCATGGGCTGCCACTACGAACAGATTGTAAGCTGTAGAGAAAAGATGCTCAGTCAAAATGTTGGTCAGATTAGTGATAATCATTACACTACAATATGGTGACTTATGATGAGCATCTCTGCATAATCCTACCAGATGAATCTTTGGTCCAGTGTTCATCCTCATCAAAGTGAGTGTCTCCACCGATGCCTTGGCCTGGTGGGTAGGCATGAGCCAGCAGACCGTTAGGCCCATCGAAAGGGTTGTAATCTCCATGCTCTGCAGAATACAGGAAAGAGAATATTTAAATCTGATACCATCTCCTCATCAGAGCATGTTATTACGCTTTTAGTCAAGCACCATCAGACTGTAAAACTGTAGGTTTACTGTACCTTTTGATCCAAAGCTGATCATAATGTCTGCATTGCCCTTGTGCAGTTTCTTAAAGGTCAGAGGGGTGACATCAGACCAAACATTCAGTGCACTGCGGATCGCTCTGTCCACATCAGACTTCTTAAGATCAGGTGTATAATTCAAAATCCTGAAACGTCAGGGAATAGAGGACAAAGTTAAGTGAATGAATACAAAAACTTCAACTCcatgcaaaaatgtttttgtcaccaTTTGCACTTATATTCACAATCATCATTTTTAATACATACCTAAATGTGACATTGTTATTTTGCCATTTGAGGTGTCGAGGGAAGTGGTTATACTCCCCAATATCTGGGACACCACATCTGGCCAGCTTCATCAGCTCCAGAGTGTTGTCATCCAGATTCCCTGTCACCTTCAGAGGTGGAAGAAAATATGTGTTACCATAGTGACTAAGAAATTGTCAACaagaacacattttatttttagcttgTGTTCTTCCTTGgaaattttgtttattttaatataacAACCTCCCACAGGAGAAGAAAAGTACAGTTTTAGACTAAACTGAAATATTATGTACATTCCCTCATTTGTACAAAAGGAAGAccacaaaaccaacaaaatcATGATTGTGGGGCAAAATGAGCTCCTGTATAATTAGATATTTTCCTATCTGGTCACCTCAAGTTTGAAGAATTTCTGCATTTCCTTGATCTTGGTCTCAAAGACGCCTGATGCCTGCTGTTTACCTTGAAGACCAGCCGGAAATCCATAGAAGCGACGAAGGTATTTCTGTTTGAAAGAGAACAACATTTTgtcaacagattttttttcacagattttgACAAAAAAGCCACCTGAAGTCAGTatataaaactaaataattaCTGAATCAGAGAGCTCAGATCTTACCTCTGCTAAAAGCCGGTTGTCTTTGTCCCCCGACGGCACAGGCAGAGCAGATGAGTGAGCGACCAAcgccagcagcagcaaagctatcattgttgttgtctttgtgttgccCAAACCAGTCATTGGGGTCAAGAAGCTCTGAAGAGTATTTATAGTGTTTTGGgtccaggtttttttttttttttcaaagggtCCCAGTGATTCATGTAAAAGC encodes:
- the mmp13b gene encoding collagenase 3 is translated as MTGLGNTKTTTMIALLLLALVAHSSALPVPSGDKDNRLLAEKYLRRFYGFPAGLQGKQQASGVFETKIKEMQKFFKLEVTGNLDDNTLELMKLARCGVPDIGEYNHFPRHLKWQNNNVTFRILNYTPDLKKSDVDRAIRSALNVWSDVTPLTFKKLHKGNADIMISFGSKEHGDYNPFDGPNGLLAHAYPPGQGIGGDTHFDEDEHWTKDSSAYNLFVVAAHELGHALGMSHSTDVGALMYPIYSYTTGYPLSEDDIEGIQALYGPNPNSKKVKPRPDAPNKCDPTLSFDAATELRGETIIFKDRFYWRLHPQMPEPEQTLIKSTWPSIPNRVDAAYENPEKDRVIIFSGIRMWALNGYDLVDGYPKYIHKLGLPKTIRKIDAAVYIRDTGKTLLFTDEDYWSYDEATGTMDKGYPRSIEDDFPGMDDEVDAAVYHYGYLYFFHEHMQYEYSYNSRKVIRIMRTNSILNC